One segment of Agromyces albus DNA contains the following:
- a CDS encoding DNA-directed RNA polymerase subunit alpha: MLIAQRPTLTEENISEFRSRFVIEPLEPGFGYTLGNSLRRTLLSSIPGAAVTSIRIDGVLHEFSTVPGVKEDVTEIILNIKSLVVSSEHDEPITAYLRKQGAGEVTAADISAPAGVEVHNPGLVIATLNDSAKFELELTIERGRGYVSASQNRNEYSEAGQIPVDSIYSPVLKVTYRVEATRAGERTDFDRLVVDVETKSAITPRDAIASAGRTLTELFGLARELNTAAEGIEIGPAPVDAVLSSELSIPIEDLDLSVRSYNCLKREGINTVSELVALSESQLMNIRNFGQKSVDEVKDKLTEMGLSLKDSVPGFDGAHFYTGFDDES, translated from the coding sequence GTGCTGATCGCACAGCGCCCGACGCTCACCGAAGAGAACATCTCGGAGTTCCGTTCGCGTTTCGTGATCGAGCCCCTCGAGCCGGGCTTCGGTTACACCCTGGGCAACTCGCTCCGTCGCACCCTCCTCTCCTCGATCCCCGGCGCAGCCGTGACGAGCATCCGCATCGACGGCGTGCTCCACGAGTTCTCGACCGTTCCGGGCGTGAAGGAGGATGTCACTGAGATCATCCTCAACATCAAGAGCCTCGTCGTCTCGAGCGAGCACGACGAGCCGATCACCGCCTACCTGCGCAAGCAGGGCGCCGGTGAGGTCACCGCCGCCGACATCTCGGCTCCCGCCGGTGTCGAGGTGCACAACCCCGGTCTCGTCATCGCGACGCTGAACGACTCGGCGAAGTTCGAGCTCGAGCTCACGATCGAGCGCGGCCGCGGCTACGTCTCGGCCAGCCAGAACCGCAACGAGTACAGCGAGGCCGGCCAGATCCCGGTCGACTCGATCTACTCACCGGTCCTCAAGGTCACCTACCGCGTCGAGGCCACCCGTGCCGGCGAGCGCACCGACTTCGACCGCCTCGTGGTCGACGTCGAGACGAAGTCGGCCATCACCCCGCGTGACGCGATCGCGTCGGCCGGCCGCACGCTCACCGAGCTGTTCGGTCTCGCCCGCGAGCTCAACACCGCAGCAGAGGGCATCGAGATCGGCCCCGCGCCGGTCGACGCCGTGCTCTCCAGCGAGCTCTCGATCCCGATCGAAGACCTCGACCTGTCGGTCCGCAGCTACAACTGCCTGAAGCGCGAGGGCATCAACACGGTGTCCGAGCTCGTCGCGCTCTCGGAGTCGCAGCTCATGAACATCCGCAACTTCGGCCAGAAGTCGGTGGATGAGGTCAAGGACAAGCTCACCGAGATGGGGCTGTCGCTCAAGGATTCGGTTCCCGGATTCGACGGCGCCCACTTCTACACGGGCTTCGACGACGAGAGCTGA
- the rpsK gene encoding 30S ribosomal protein S11, translated as MAAPKAATRKPRKKEKKNIAVGQAHIKSTFNNTIVSITDTNGAVISWASSGGVGFKGSRKSTPFAAQLAAESAARQAQEHGMKKVDVFVKGPGSGRETAIRSLQAAGLEVGSINDVTPQAHNGCRPPKRRRV; from the coding sequence ATGGCAGCACCCAAGGCGGCTACTCGCAAGCCGCGCAAAAAGGAAAAGAAGAACATCGCCGTGGGCCAGGCCCACATCAAGTCGACGTTCAACAACACGATCGTCTCGATCACCGACACCAACGGTGCCGTGATCAGCTGGGCCTCCTCCGGTGGCGTCGGCTTCAAGGGTTCGCGCAAGTCGACCCCGTTCGCCGCACAGCTCGCCGCCGAGTCGGCCGCCCGCCAGGCGCAGGAGCACGGCATGAAGAAGGTCGACGTCTTCGTCAAGGGCCCCGGCTCAGGCCGTGAGACCGCGATCCGTTCGCTTCAGGCCGCCGGTCTTGAGGTCGGCAGCATCAACGACGTGACGCCCCAGGCGCACAACGGATGCCGCCCGCCGAAGCGTCGCCGCGTCTGA
- the rpsM gene encoding 30S ribosomal protein S13, translated as MARLAGVDIPREKRVEIALTYIYGVGRTRALTTLADTGIDGNIRVKDLSDEQLVALRDYIEGNFKVEGDLRREVAADIRRKVEIGSYEGIRHRRGLPVRGQRTKTNARTRKGPKRTVAGKKKPGRK; from the coding sequence ATGGCACGTCTGGCAGGAGTCGACATCCCGCGCGAGAAGCGCGTGGAGATCGCACTGACCTATATCTACGGCGTCGGCCGCACGCGAGCGCTCACCACGCTCGCTGACACCGGCATCGACGGCAACATCCGCGTGAAGGATCTCAGCGACGAGCAGCTCGTCGCCCTCCGCGACTACATCGAAGGCAACTTCAAGGTCGAGGGTGACCTTCGCCGTGAAGTCGCGGCCGACATCCGCCGCAAGGTCGAGATCGGATCGTACGAGGGCATCCGCCACCGTCGCGGCCTCCCGGTCCGCGGCCAGCGCACCAAGACCAACGCTCGTACCCGCAAGGGCCCGAAGCGCACCGTTGCCGGCAAGAAGAAGCCCGGCCGCAAGTAA
- the rpmJ gene encoding 50S ribosomal protein L36, which translates to MKVNPSVKRICDKCKVIRRHGNVMVICENPRHKQRQG; encoded by the coding sequence ATGAAGGTCAACCCCAGCGTCAAGCGCATCTGCGACAAGTGCAAGGTCATCCGTCGCCACGGCAATGTCATGGTGATCTGCGAGAACCCGCGCCACAAGCAGCGCCAGGGCTAA
- the infA gene encoding translation initiation factor IF-1 codes for MAKKDGVIEIEGSVVEALPNAMFRVELTNGHKVLAHISGKMRQHYIRILPEDRVIVELSPYDLTRGRIVYRYK; via the coding sequence ATGGCCAAGAAAGACGGCGTCATCGAGATCGAAGGTTCGGTCGTCGAGGCCCTCCCGAACGCGATGTTCCGGGTGGAACTCACGAACGGGCACAAGGTCCTCGCGCACATCTCAGGAAAGATGCGCCAGCACTACATCCGCATCCTCCCCGAGGACCGCGTGATCGTGGAACTGAGCCCATACGACCTGACGCGCGGCCGCATCGTCTACCGCTACAAGTAA
- a CDS encoding mannitol-1-phosphate 5-dehydrogenase, with translation MKAVHFGAGNIGRGFVGLLLHEAGYELVFADVNASLIDDLAASDHYTVHEVGAGARDRVVDGYRAVNSATDAALLAAELADADLVTTAVGPTILRFIAPHLIAALRARPADAAPLAIMACENAINATDLLRDEIASLSSAEEWPSIAARAVFANTAVDRIVPAQAPDAGLDVTVETFFEWAIERPPFGAVAPEIPGAHFVADLAPYIERKLFTVNTGHAATAYFGRDAGHARISEALADPVVAVAVEQVLGETSTLIVRKHGFTDDEQAAYRAKILERFRNPELPDTVERVGRQPLRKLGRHERFIGAAAELAEHGHPVDGLLAAIGAALRFDLPSDPESVELQELLRSRDASAFVHEITGIPAGHPLEQGLVAEVTRVKAGG, from the coding sequence GTGAAGGCCGTGCACTTCGGCGCCGGCAACATCGGGCGCGGCTTCGTCGGCCTCCTCCTCCACGAGGCGGGCTACGAGCTCGTGTTCGCCGACGTCAACGCGTCGCTCATCGACGACCTCGCGGCATCCGACCACTACACGGTGCATGAGGTCGGCGCCGGTGCCCGCGACCGCGTCGTCGACGGGTACCGGGCCGTCAACAGTGCCACGGATGCCGCGTTGCTCGCCGCCGAGCTCGCCGACGCCGATCTCGTGACCACCGCCGTCGGCCCCACGATCCTGCGCTTCATCGCCCCGCACCTCATCGCCGCGCTGCGGGCGAGGCCCGCGGATGCCGCGCCGCTCGCGATCATGGCGTGCGAGAACGCGATCAACGCCACCGACCTGCTCCGCGACGAGATCGCGTCGCTCTCGAGCGCCGAGGAGTGGCCGTCGATCGCCGCCCGCGCGGTGTTCGCGAACACCGCCGTCGACCGCATCGTGCCGGCCCAAGCGCCCGACGCGGGTCTCGACGTGACCGTCGAGACGTTCTTCGAGTGGGCGATCGAGCGGCCGCCGTTCGGCGCGGTCGCTCCCGAGATCCCGGGTGCGCACTTCGTCGCCGACCTCGCGCCGTACATCGAGCGCAAGCTCTTCACGGTGAACACGGGCCATGCCGCGACGGCGTACTTCGGTCGCGATGCCGGACACGCACGCATCAGCGAGGCGCTCGCCGATCCCGTCGTGGCCGTAGCGGTCGAGCAGGTGCTCGGCGAGACGTCGACCCTCATCGTCCGCAAGCACGGCTTCACCGACGACGAGCAAGCGGCCTATCGGGCGAAGATCCTCGAGCGATTCCGGAATCCCGAGCTGCCCGACACCGTCGAGCGCGTCGGACGCCAGCCGCTCCGCAAGCTCGGCCGTCATGAGCGGTTCATCGGCGCAGCGGCGGAGCTCGCCGAGCACGGGCATCCCGTCGACGGGCTGCTCGCGGCCATCGGCGCCGCGCTCCGCTTCGACCTGCCGTCCGATCCCGAGAGCGTCGAGTTGCAGGAACTGCTGCGCTCGCGCGATGCCTCGGCGTTCGTGCACGAGATCACCGGAATCCCGGCGGGGCACCCCCTCGAGCAGGGGCTCGTCGCCGAGGTCACGCGCGTCAAGGCCGGCGGGTGA
- a CDS encoding PTS sugar transporter subunit IIA, translating to MTEEILPKGNVRLAPRAAHRDDAIREAGSILVEVGAVDPAYVDSMLERESSVSTYMGNFLAIPHGTNEAKDKIRRSALSVIRYDDPVDWGGEEARFVVGIAGIENEHLEILSKIAIIFSDDDAVQRLVEAGSADELHSLLSEVNEP from the coding sequence ATGACCGAAGAGATCCTTCCGAAGGGCAACGTGCGGCTCGCGCCGCGCGCCGCACACCGCGACGACGCGATCCGCGAAGCGGGCTCGATCCTCGTGGAGGTCGGCGCCGTCGACCCGGCCTACGTCGATTCGATGCTCGAGCGGGAGAGCTCGGTCTCGACGTACATGGGCAACTTCCTCGCCATCCCCCACGGCACGAACGAGGCGAAGGACAAGATCCGCCGTTCTGCGCTCTCGGTGATCCGCTACGACGACCCGGTCGACTGGGGAGGCGAGGAGGCGCGGTTCGTCGTCGGCATCGCCGGCATCGAGAACGAGCACCTCGAGATCCTCTCGAAGATCGCGATCATCTTCTCCGACGACGACGCCGTGCAGCGCCTCGTCGAGGCAGGGTCGGCCGATGAGCTGCACTCCCTCCTGTCCGAGGTCAACGAACCGTGA
- a CDS encoding PTS mannitol transporter subunit IICB: MPNIPALIAWGIFTAFFITVGWTPNADLATIVGPFIHYLLPLLIAYTGGHMVHGARGGVVGAIATFGAIAGSDLLIAQVNATLPEDNQLGQIHMFIGAMILGPLAAWTMKKLDALWDGKVRAGFEMLVNMFSAGIWGFIMAIVGFYPIAWLVNGIMNVLGSAVSWLVETNLLPLTSILIEPAKVFFLNNAINHGVLTPLGVSQAAEEGKSILFLLEANPGPGVGLLLAFTIFGIGAARASAPGAAIIQFFGGIHEVYFPFALMKPTLILALIAGGMTGVTTNMLFDAGLRAPAAPGSIFAVMAQTASDSYLGVILSVILSAAVTFVVAAIILRATRRRDLANEADAFADAVLQTEANKGRKSAAMDALRARSSDERVAEDAVDRLETQAETDGSLAGGTVATREVRHVVFACDAGMGSSAMGASVLRNKMKKAGIEDVTVVNSAIANLDDSADLVVTQSQLTDRARAKTPDAIHISVDNFMNSPKYDEVVNIIESQRGR; encoded by the coding sequence ATGCCCAACATCCCCGCGCTCATCGCCTGGGGGATCTTCACGGCGTTCTTCATCACGGTGGGGTGGACGCCGAACGCCGACCTGGCGACCATCGTCGGGCCGTTCATCCACTACCTGCTGCCGCTCCTCATCGCGTACACGGGCGGCCACATGGTGCACGGCGCGCGCGGCGGCGTGGTCGGCGCGATCGCGACGTTCGGCGCGATCGCCGGGTCCGACCTGCTCATCGCGCAGGTCAACGCCACCCTGCCCGAAGACAACCAGCTCGGTCAGATTCACATGTTCATCGGCGCGATGATCCTCGGGCCGCTCGCGGCCTGGACGATGAAGAAGCTCGACGCGCTCTGGGACGGCAAGGTGCGCGCCGGTTTCGAGATGCTCGTCAACATGTTCTCGGCCGGCATCTGGGGCTTCATCATGGCGATCGTCGGGTTCTACCCGATCGCGTGGCTCGTCAACGGCATCATGAATGTGCTGGGCAGCGCGGTGAGCTGGCTCGTGGAGACCAACCTCCTCCCGCTCACGAGCATCCTCATCGAGCCCGCGAAGGTCTTCTTCCTCAACAACGCGATCAACCACGGCGTGCTCACCCCGCTCGGCGTGTCGCAGGCCGCGGAGGAGGGCAAGTCGATCCTGTTCCTGCTCGAGGCGAACCCCGGCCCCGGTGTCGGACTGCTGCTGGCGTTCACGATCTTCGGCATCGGCGCGGCACGCGCGTCCGCTCCGGGTGCGGCGATCATCCAGTTCTTCGGCGGCATCCACGAGGTGTACTTCCCGTTCGCCCTCATGAAGCCGACGCTCATCCTCGCCCTCATCGCGGGCGGCATGACGGGCGTGACCACGAACATGCTCTTCGACGCGGGCCTGCGGGCACCCGCCGCGCCGGGCAGCATCTTCGCGGTGATGGCGCAGACCGCGAGCGACAGCTATCTCGGGGTGATCCTCTCGGTGATCCTGTCGGCGGCGGTCACGTTCGTCGTCGCGGCCATCATCCTCCGGGCGACGCGCCGACGCGACCTCGCCAACGAGGCCGACGCGTTCGCCGACGCGGTGCTGCAGACCGAGGCGAACAAGGGCCGGAAGTCGGCGGCGATGGACGCGCTCCGTGCTCGGTCGAGCGACGAGCGCGTCGCCGAGGACGCGGTCGACCGCCTCGAGACCCAGGCGGAGACCGACGGCAGTCTCGCCGGCGGCACGGTCGCGACGCGAGAGGTCAGGCACGTCGTGTTCGCTTGCGACGCGGGCATGGGCTCTTCGGCCATGGGCGCGAGCGTCCTGCGCAACAAGATGAAGAAGGCGGGCATCGAGGATGTCACGGTGGTGAACAGCGCCATCGCCAACCTCGACGACTCGGCCGACCTGGTCGTGACGCAGAGCCAGCTGACCGATCGGGCGCGGGCGAAGACGCCCGATGCGATCCACATCTCGGTCGACAACTTCATGAATTCGCCGAAGTACGACGAGGTCGTGAATATCATCGAGTCCCAGCGGGGCCGTTGA
- the ptsP gene encoding phosphoenolpyruvate--protein phosphotransferase: MMKITGTGIGQGVAVGPVVRMAERLPEPVDRPSHLDPEREGERARASLSVVAAELASRGAKAGGAAKDVLEAQAMMAEDPSLIDEVTTRLATGKTAERAVFEAFASYRDLLAGMGGYMAERATDLDDISQRVIAHLLKLPAPGVPSPGHPFILVARDLAPADTATLDLDQVLGLVTVDGGPTSHTAILAREKSIVAIVGAADAASLADGDTVIVDAENSLVVTEPSPAAIAEAQERIAERAARLAAPVSPGALADGTPVPLLANLGSADGAAEAIQLGAEGVGLFRTEFLFLDADSAPSVIDQQQHYTKLLSAFAGRKVVVRVLDAGADKPLSFLNDAPEENPALGLRGIRALRHAEVILREQLTALAAADAATDAELWVMAPMIATVEETEYFTRLAGELGIRVAGVMVEVPSAALLARQVLAHAAFASIGTNDLTQYTMAADRMLGTVAKLQDPWHPAVLKLIAEVGRAGIELGKPVGICGEAAADPLLAVVLVGLGATSLSMSPSALADVRASLARYSQDDAKALAQAALAAEGAVEAKQAAQAAASEITATRAAAS; encoded by the coding sequence ATGATGAAAATCACGGGTACGGGCATCGGTCAGGGTGTCGCAGTCGGGCCGGTCGTGCGAATGGCGGAGCGACTGCCCGAACCGGTCGACCGGCCGAGCCACCTCGACCCCGAGCGCGAGGGCGAACGGGCGAGGGCATCGCTCTCGGTCGTCGCCGCGGAGCTCGCGAGCCGCGGTGCGAAGGCCGGCGGCGCCGCGAAGGACGTGCTCGAGGCGCAAGCCATGATGGCCGAGGACCCGAGCCTCATCGACGAGGTCACGACGCGGCTCGCGACGGGCAAGACCGCCGAGCGCGCCGTGTTCGAGGCCTTCGCCTCGTACCGCGACCTGCTCGCCGGCATGGGCGGTTACATGGCGGAACGCGCCACCGACCTCGACGACATCTCGCAGCGGGTCATCGCGCACCTGCTGAAACTGCCAGCGCCGGGAGTGCCGAGCCCGGGGCATCCGTTCATCCTCGTGGCCCGCGATCTCGCGCCGGCCGACACGGCCACGCTCGACCTCGACCAGGTGCTCGGCCTCGTGACGGTCGACGGTGGCCCCACCTCGCACACCGCCATTCTCGCCCGTGAGAAGTCGATCGTCGCGATCGTGGGAGCAGCGGATGCCGCGAGCCTCGCCGACGGCGACACCGTCATCGTCGACGCCGAGAACAGCCTCGTCGTCACCGAACCCTCACCCGCGGCGATCGCGGAGGCACAGGAGCGCATCGCCGAACGCGCGGCACGCCTCGCCGCACCGGTCTCGCCGGGAGCCCTCGCCGACGGCACGCCGGTGCCGCTCCTCGCGAACCTCGGATCCGCCGACGGCGCCGCCGAGGCCATCCAGCTCGGGGCCGAGGGCGTCGGGCTCTTCCGAACCGAGTTCCTCTTCCTCGACGCCGACAGCGCGCCGAGCGTGATCGACCAGCAGCAGCACTACACGAAGCTGCTCTCCGCGTTCGCGGGCAGGAAGGTCGTCGTGCGCGTGCTCGACGCCGGGGCCGACAAACCTCTCTCGTTCCTGAACGACGCTCCTGAAGAGAACCCGGCACTCGGACTGCGCGGCATCCGTGCCCTGCGGCACGCCGAGGTCATCCTGCGCGAGCAGCTCACCGCGCTCGCCGCGGCCGACGCGGCGACCGACGCCGAACTCTGGGTCATGGCGCCGATGATCGCCACCGTCGAGGAGACCGAGTACTTCACGCGGCTCGCCGGCGAGCTCGGCATCAGGGTCGCGGGCGTCATGGTGGAGGTGCCGTCCGCGGCGCTCCTCGCCCGGCAGGTGCTCGCGCACGCGGCGTTCGCCTCGATCGGCACGAACGACCTCACCCAGTACACGATGGCGGCCGACCGCATGCTCGGCACCGTCGCGAAGCTGCAGGACCCGTGGCATCCCGCGGTCCTCAAGCTCATCGCCGAAGTCGGCCGTGCCGGCATCGAACTCGGCAAGCCGGTCGGCATCTGCGGCGAAGCCGCCGCCGACCCGCTGCTCGCCGTCGTGCTCGTGGGCCTCGGCGCCACGAGCCTGTCGATGTCGCCATCGGCACTCGCAGATGTCCGCGCCTCCCTCGCGCGGTACAGCCAGGACGACGCGAAGGCGCTCGCCCAGGCAGCTCTGGCCGCTGAGGGAGCGGTCGAAGCCAAGCAGGCGGCACAGGCCGCCGCATCCGAGATCACCGCGACGCGGGCAGCCGCGTCGTAA
- a CDS encoding HPr family phosphocarrier protein, whose amino-acid sequence MVERTVRIGSTHGLHARPAKLFTQAVASSGAAVTISKSGGNPVNAASILAVIAQGIDHGDDVTIVVDGGDEHVVLDRLVELLSTDHDE is encoded by the coding sequence ATGGTGGAACGCACAGTTCGAATCGGATCGACGCACGGCCTGCACGCGAGGCCTGCCAAACTCTTCACCCAGGCCGTCGCCTCGTCGGGGGCCGCTGTCACGATCAGCAAGTCCGGTGGCAACCCCGTCAATGCTGCGAGCATTCTCGCGGTCATCGCGCAGGGCATCGACCACGGCGACGACGTCACGATCGTCGTCGACGGCGGTGACGAGCACGTCGTGCTCGACCGTCTGGTCGAGCTGCTCAGCACCGACCACGACGAGTAG
- a CDS encoding PTS sugar transporter subunit IIB: protein MRIIVVCGAGASSTFVAHRIRTAAAARGLAVEAKATSESALDAALAGADVLLIGAHLAERVDRLRERAAAASVPIAILPESAAAAPDGEDALDLALEFAGAGS, encoded by the coding sequence GTGCGAATCATCGTCGTCTGCGGTGCCGGCGCGTCGAGCACGTTCGTGGCACACCGGATCCGCACGGCCGCAGCGGCCCGCGGACTCGCCGTCGAGGCGAAGGCCACGAGCGAGTCCGCGCTGGACGCGGCGCTCGCCGGGGCCGACGTGCTGCTCATCGGCGCGCACCTCGCGGAGCGTGTCGACCGACTGCGTGAACGCGCTGCGGCGGCATCCGTGCCGATCGCGATCCTGCCGGAGAGCGCCGCAGCTGCGCCCGACGGCGAGGATGCCCTCGACCTGGCCCTCGAGTTCGCTGGGGCCGGATCATGA
- a CDS encoding BglG family transcription antiterminator, whose product MSEKWERLVEVLAREHDWTTAGALADRLGVTARTIRSYVAQANAAGGPVVVSGPLGYRLDRSAWAARGALAPSDVSPAARTARVIRSLIDADDGIDVFETAGDLHVSESTIESDLGRIRTRLDGSALNLVRSGPRVSLTGPESARRRLLGVLFREESARGMLELDELRATFPQLPAFRGALVAGLAEAGFAPNEYGLNDVLLHIAIALDRVARDHPLDADDAVPDRSARADTDPAADDRGRLMLLLDRLIAEHFGSSIGEAELGHLARLLQTRAATRTASTPTTDAPAPPQSARVGLVRAIVARAAAEYLIELDDGDFVERLALHVDNLVARAQEQRYSRNPLTTTIKSAYPLIYDLAVYIASELQRTEGIVVNDDEIAYIAMHVGANLDRRRAVDERVRAAIVAPAYHDVHTALAARIRAAFGDDLELVSLIDHADVEWASLPAELVISVVEPAVPVEHLVLISPFPTEGDLDRVRGEIGRIRRARRRGRLAASLSRYIAPELFVRGMRGLDREGVIRALGNRMIAEDVIDQAYVDGAIERERMSSTAFTEQLAVPHAMTMSAKRTAIAIAIDETPLDWAGARVNVVALIAFSEAGRAEFQDVFDQFVEAFSERENVQRLVYGAQDYPGLLVELAHLMEP is encoded by the coding sequence GTGTCCGAGAAGTGGGAGCGACTCGTCGAGGTCCTCGCTCGAGAGCACGACTGGACGACGGCCGGGGCGCTCGCCGACCGGCTCGGCGTCACGGCGCGCACGATCCGCAGCTACGTCGCGCAGGCGAACGCCGCCGGCGGCCCGGTGGTCGTGTCGGGTCCGCTCGGCTATCGGCTCGACCGCTCAGCTTGGGCTGCACGTGGCGCGCTCGCCCCGAGTGACGTCTCCCCCGCCGCTCGAACGGCTCGCGTCATCCGCTCGCTCATCGACGCCGACGACGGCATCGACGTGTTCGAGACGGCGGGCGACCTGCACGTGAGCGAGTCGACGATCGAGTCGGACCTCGGCCGCATCCGAACACGCCTCGACGGATCGGCCCTCAACCTCGTGCGGAGCGGGCCGCGGGTCTCGCTCACTGGGCCCGAGTCTGCGAGGCGACGGCTCCTCGGCGTGCTGTTCCGCGAGGAGTCCGCGCGCGGCATGCTCGAGCTCGATGAACTGCGCGCGACGTTCCCGCAATTGCCCGCATTCCGCGGCGCGCTCGTGGCGGGCCTCGCCGAGGCGGGGTTCGCGCCCAACGAGTACGGACTCAACGACGTGCTCCTGCACATCGCGATCGCCCTCGACCGCGTGGCTCGCGACCATCCGCTCGACGCCGACGACGCCGTGCCCGACCGCTCTGCTCGGGCCGATACCGACCCGGCTGCCGACGACCGCGGTCGCCTCATGCTCCTGCTCGACCGGCTCATCGCCGAGCACTTCGGCAGCTCGATCGGCGAGGCGGAGCTCGGCCACCTCGCTCGCCTCCTGCAGACGCGCGCGGCGACGCGAACGGCGTCAACACCGACGACGGATGCCCCGGCCCCGCCGCAGTCCGCCCGCGTCGGCCTCGTGCGGGCCATCGTCGCGCGGGCGGCCGCCGAGTACCTCATCGAGCTCGACGACGGGGACTTCGTCGAGCGCCTCGCACTGCACGTCGACAACCTCGTCGCGAGGGCCCAGGAACAGCGCTATTCCCGCAACCCCCTGACCACCACGATCAAGTCGGCGTATCCGCTCATCTACGACCTCGCCGTCTACATCGCGAGCGAGCTGCAGCGCACCGAGGGCATCGTCGTGAACGACGACGAGATCGCCTACATCGCCATGCACGTCGGAGCGAACCTCGACCGACGCAGGGCGGTCGACGAGCGGGTTCGGGCCGCCATCGTCGCGCCCGCCTACCACGACGTGCACACCGCCCTCGCGGCGCGCATCAGGGCAGCCTTCGGCGACGACCTCGAGCTCGTCTCGCTCATCGACCATGCCGACGTCGAGTGGGCGTCGCTGCCGGCGGAGCTCGTGATCTCAGTGGTCGAGCCGGCGGTGCCGGTCGAGCACCTCGTGCTGATCTCGCCGTTCCCGACCGAGGGTGACCTCGATCGCGTGCGCGGCGAGATCGGGCGCATCCGGCGGGCACGTCGGCGCGGCCGACTCGCGGCATCGCTCTCCCGGTACATCGCCCCGGAGCTGTTCGTGCGCGGGATGCGGGGCCTCGACCGCGAGGGCGTCATCCGGGCGCTCGGCAACCGCATGATCGCGGAGGACGTCATCGACCAGGCCTACGTCGACGGCGCCATCGAGCGGGAACGCATGTCGTCGACGGCGTTCACCGAGCAGCTCGCCGTGCCGCACGCGATGACCATGTCGGCCAAGCGCACCGCCATTGCGATCGCGATCGACGAGACGCCGCTCGACTGGGCGGGGGCTCGCGTGAACGTCGTCGCGCTCATCGCATTCTCCGAAGCGGGGCGGGCCGAGTTCCAGGACGTGTTCGACCAGTTCGTCGAGGCCTTCTCCGAGCGCGAGAACGTGCAGCGCCTCGTGTACGGCGCACAGGACTACCCCGGTCTGCTCGTCGAGCTCGCTCACCTCATGGAGCCCTGA
- the map gene encoding type I methionyl aminopeptidase, protein MFKRSVYKSPVELRAMRAAGAATAAALAEARRLLQPGATPLELDAAAERVIRGLGGRPNFQLVPGYRHTLCVSVDDDVVHGIPGERPFRPGDIVSVDGGAELDGWNGDSAFTVVLDDPSRPQVVAAREQLSAVTERALWRGIAALAGAAHLNEVGAAIEDSVRESGEYGILTDYVGHGIGRSMHEEPPVFNYRVDRRGIPVKPGLVVAIEPMIVAGAVETFVRDDEWTVTTADGADAAHWEHSVAVHGTGIWVLTAEDGGAAGLEPYGVRPVPIP, encoded by the coding sequence GTGTTCAAGCGCTCCGTCTACAAGTCGCCGGTCGAACTCCGTGCCATGCGCGCGGCGGGTGCCGCGACGGCCGCGGCGCTCGCTGAGGCGAGGCGGCTGCTGCAACCCGGTGCGACGCCGCTCGAGCTCGACGCCGCCGCCGAGCGCGTGATCCGCGGTCTTGGTGGTCGGCCGAACTTCCAGCTCGTGCCCGGCTACCGGCACACCCTGTGCGTCTCGGTCGACGACGACGTCGTGCACGGCATCCCCGGCGAACGTCCGTTCCGGCCCGGCGATATCGTCTCGGTCGACGGCGGCGCCGAGCTCGACGGCTGGAACGGCGATTCGGCGTTCACTGTCGTGCTTGACGACCCTTCGAGGCCCCAGGTGGTCGCGGCACGAGAGCAGCTCTCCGCGGTCACGGAGCGCGCCCTGTGGCGGGGCATCGCCGCTCTCGCCGGTGCCGCCCACCTGAATGAAGTGGGCGCCGCGATCGAGGACTCCGTGCGCGAGAGCGGGGAGTACGGCATCCTGACCGACTACGTCGGCCACGGCATCGGTCGTTCGATGCACGAGGAGCCTCCCGTCTTCAACTACCGGGTCGACCGGCGCGGCATCCCCGTGAAGCCCGGACTCGTCGTCGCGATCGAGCCCATGATCGTCGCGGGCGCCGTCGAGACGTTCGTGCGCGACGACGAGTGGACGGTCACGACCGCCGACGGCGCGGATGCCGCGCACTGGGAGCATTCCGTCGCGGTGCACGGCACCGGGATCTGGGTGCTCACCGCCGAAGACGGCGGCGCCGCAGGGCTTGAGCCCTACGGCGTGCGTCCCGTTCCGATTCCCTAA